The Terriglobus sp. TAA 43 sequence CGAAACTTACTCCTGTTGTCTCAATGACATCGATTGATGCGAGCACGTAGTTAACACGGGTGTGCGGATCGCCAACAACCGGCCGAAGTGGGCTGCGGACCTCACTTGATGCGCTCGGCAATCACGTGAGGGGCAGAGGCATTCGATGAAAAATCGTCTGCGCCGACCAGCAATTCAAATGAGCGCAGATGCCCTGTCTTCGTTCTGGCTCGTTCCAGCACTGGCGCCATCAATGAGGGAGTCATCACGAATGTTGTTGCGGCTTGTGTGCCTGCAGTGTTCAAGCCACCCACAATCAACACACTGCCCGTAGCTGTCAGATTCGGAAGAAAGACAATCAACCCATACGTGTGTGGTTTTCCCAGAGTGCCGTAAATCGCGCGTTCGCCAGCCAGCGGATGAGTATTGATAAGTCCCGATGGGATTGCCGGATCAGTACTCACGCGTTGTTGAAAGTTCATCTGGTTCGTAAAGAGTTGTATCCAGGGGTTGGATTCAATCGATCCAATCAGGATCGCATTGCCCGTGCGCAGATCATCCATTCGGAGATCACGGGCATAGCGGACAACCATGTGCGAAGCCGGAACTTCAGCATGGAACTCAGCCAGGCGCGATGCAAATTCAAGGTCAACGACGCTTGTAAAACGCTTGCGCCCTAGTTTAAGAAGCTCTGGCGAATTGGAATCTGTCTTCGCCTCAGCATCACTACGAAAAGTGCTGCTGATATAGGCTGCGAGCGGAACCGGGCGGTTCACAAGCGATTGCATGATCACGAGCCCGTCATCCGAAGGCACCACGAATGTGTCGTGATCCTTTGAGAATATTTGTCGCCAGAAATTCTTCGAGATAGCCTCATCGGAACTCTTACCGAAGCCATGGAAAACAAACAGAAGAACACAACAGGCAATCGATGCAGCTAAGAGGGCCATCCATATACGTTTCTTGTTCCACGACACTGCTGGCGCGACAGGAAAGGGCCCATCAGATAGAGAAGGATTATCGTCCTGTGATTCCGCTACGAAAGATCCAGATATTAACGAGGAGCTCTCAGTTTCAGAAACCTGTTGTTCAATTCCCTTCTGCCTGGGCGTAAATACTGGAACGTACCCGCCCCGCGGAATGTCGAGCAACAATGATTCATGCTGCCCTTCCTCTGCATAGTAGGTTTCGATTCTCTTCCGAAGATTGCGTGCATAGCTGCGAACGATGTTGTCCTCGTTCGAGTCGTATCCTTCAGCACGATCGAAGACAAGGATGCCGATTTGTTGCTCGGTCATCTCGTGATTTCGTCCGCGAATATGCCGATCCACAATGAAGAGCACGAAGCGCGAAAGCAGACGTGACCGCCCAAGACTCCCACTGAACGCGATACGGCAAGCAAGTTGCCAGCGTGGGTCGCTGGGGTGCGCATCGATCCTGACCTTACTTTCCTTCAGGAAGCGCTGCGTTGCATCCGCGACAAGTGCCGATGACTCTTCAAGTGTCTGCATTTCGGTACTTCGTTACAAGGATCAGCGTATCGATATGCCGTTACGGCTTCGTGAACACAGCGTTCACACTTGTCTTTGAAGCGGGTAAGCGTGAGGGGTGCAATCGTTCTCCATTCGATAAATATCGATGAAACCACTCACCACAAGCTCTTTCATTTCAGTTGAAGAGACGTGACTGCACACGCTTTCCACCCCTTTGAACACCTTGTAGCCCCATGCGGGGGAACGCATGATCGCTTCATCCACGAGCACCGTTTCGAAGAAGTGTTTAGAACCTCCGGCTGCGTACGTGTCTCGTGCAAATCTTCTCCCTTTGAGGCAGAGACGTGATGAAGTCATGGCACCCGTTTGCAGTTCGTTCGTTAACACCACATTTCAGAGTTCTGGCGACCGCCTGCGTACTGGTGTGCGCAGCGACGTCATCACACGCTCAGTCGGATTTGTCTGGCGTCTCCGGCACAATCACCGACGCTTCAGGGGCAGTGGTGAATGGAGCCGAGATCACCGTTACCGACGAAGCCACAGGAGCGGAGCACAAGACCACAACCAATAACTCGGGCTACTACACCATTCCAAGCCTTTCGCCAGGACGCTACACCATCCGCGTACAGGCACCTACGTTTCAGGCACTCACAAGCAAGGGCAACATCCTTGACCCAGCGGTAGCGACCACTGCCAATCTGCGCCTCCTCACAGGCTCGGCAAGCGAGACAGTGCAGGTCGCCGCACAGGAAACCAGCATCCAGACCGATAGCACCGTGTTGGGCCGCGTCATCGATAGCAAGCAGGCCGAGACGCTTCCACTCAGCGGACGCAACCCCGTAACTCTCGCTCTACTGAAAGCCGGTGTGACAAGCACCAGTGGCAATGTTTCAAACTTTCAGTTCAGCACAGGACTCGGCGGGCTAAATATCAATGGTGGACGTGAGCGTGACAACCTGATCACCTACGACGGCGCCGTTGCTGTGCGCGTTCGCGCCAGCGGCGATTCAGTGGGTGTTGTCGATCTTGAAAACGTGCAGGAAGTTCAGATTCTAGGAGCGAACTATCCTGCCGAGTACGGTCGCTCCGTCGGTGGTCAGGTCCGCATCATCACCAAAGGGGGTACGGATCGATTCCACGGCTCTCTGTATGAATATCTGCAAAACCCTCTGCTGAACGCCAACACCTGGGTACGCAACCATGCCTCTGCAAACTTCAACCCGGCACTCCCCCAGAGTGTGAAGTCCAACTACGTTGCACCGTTCACTTACAACCAGTTCGGTTTCAGTGTGAACGGCCCCGCATACATTCCTCACGTGTTGCCGAAGGGTAAGGTCTTCTTTCTTTACTCAGAAGCTTTCGTTCGCTATCCCGCGACGAATACTGCTCCTGTGACCGTGCCGAATCCGGCTTTTCGTACCGGCGATTTCTCCTCGGTCGCGACACACATTCGTGATCCTCTCGCAGTAGGCATATGCGATCCCAAGAATGGTGGCCCCGCTTGCTTCGCCGGAAACATTATCCCGAAGAATCGGCTTAGCCCCAACGGCGTTGGTTTGCTAACCGCCTTCCCGGCTCCGACAGCAGGATTTCTTGTGGGCACACAGAACCTTCTTCAGATTGCAAAGCACCCACAGAATCAGCAGATCGATAGCGGAAACCTGGACATCATTCCCACCGACAAGGACTACATCCGCTTCCGCCTAACGCATTTCTACTACTTCGAGAACAATCCGTTCTCTGCTGCGTATGATCTTGTCCCGCGCATCTTTAATCGTCCTAACCAAACGGTTTCACTTGATTGGGTCCACACCTTCAGCCCGAACACGATGAATGAAGTTCTGGTTACCGCAGCGCATGGTGCCGATCGTCTCTCGATTGACACCAGCACTGGCCTGTACGACCGCACGCGTTACGGCATCAACTACCCCTTCTTGTTCCCCAATGGGAAGGATCTCCCAAACAAGATCCCAACTGTTCAGTTCGATAGCAGCGCCATTACAACGCTCGACGGCAGCGCGTATCCATCGCACTCTCAAGGCGAAGTGTTTGACTACGCTGATACCTTCACGCGCATCATAGGCAATCATCAGTTGCGTGCTGGTGTGCTGTATGAACGTGCGGGCGAGAACGATAACGACCAGATCTCTGGGCAGAACAGCGTGCCCGGCCAGACGAATAATCAGAACGGTAAGTTTGAATTCTCCAGCGCCAATCCTGCAGGCACAGGTCTGGATACAGCAGACGCTGCGCTCGGCATCTTCCAAAGCTATGCAGAAGTCGGTCAGCGTGCGGAAACTCCCTATCGCGGGAACATGTTCGACTTCTTCGCGCAAGACTCGTGGAAGGTTTCGTCCAAACTGCATCTGGATTATGGCGTTCGCTATTCCATCGTGAGACCGTTCTACAGCCTCTGGAACAACATCGGCACATTTGATCCCGCGTTCTACAGCGCCTCAAGCGCAGTCAAAATCGACAAGAACGGTAATCCCATTGCAGGCTCGGGTGATCCCCTCAACGGCACGGTTCTCTTCGGCAATGGCTTTACCGAAAGCGCAAAGGCACATGTCCCGCTCGCGGTTTCCGGTGCTGCGGACTGCCTGTTTCATGGACTGCCACGCGGCTACATCGATGTGCATTACACCACCTTCCAACCGCGCATTGGTGTTGCCTATGCAATGAATTCCAAGACCGTGTTGCGTTCAGGCTTCGGTCGTTACATGAGCCGGCAAGGTGTATCTGACGGCGTGTTTGAAGGCGGCGCGCCACCGTTGCAGTCCTATGCAGGCATCAGCGGCGGCAATGCAGACAATCCGGGTGGAGGCGCGGCAGGTTCGTTCCCAACAATCTCTGGTCGTGTCGATCGCAGCTCGCCACAACCCGAGGCTTACGTATGGAATGTGTCTGTCGAACGTGAACTTCCCTTCAACACCGTCTTAGGTGTTGCCTATGTGGGACGTCGCGGACTACACGGTCAGTTCCAATCGAATCTGAATCAGGCTCCAGCCGGATCGGTTCAGGCGGCGGCTGCCGCGAAGCTCAATATCAACTCCTATCGTCCCTACGCTGGCTACGGCCCTATCACACTCGTCTCCCAGGGCTCAGGTTCGGCCTATAGCGGCTTGCAGGTCGATGTGAACCATCGCTTCCAAAAGGGTCTCAGCTTCGGCGCAGCCTACACCTTTGCCAACGCCACGGATTGCGGATCGTTCCAGAAGAACTTCCTGCCAAACTTCAACGATCCCAAATATCTCTGCGGCACCGCGGACTACGACATCCGTCAGGCCATCACGATCAACTCCGTCGCAGAGATCCCATTCCACAGTAAGAGCCGGTTCGCAAATGAAGTGCTTGGCGGCTGGCAGATCACGCAGATCTATAACTTCCAGACCGGCGTTCCTCTATCCGTCACAACGTCCACAGATATTGCTGGCGTCGGTACGGGAGGCGGTGCACAGTTCTACTCAATCGCACCTGGCGCTAACCTTGGAGCCTCAGGCGCATTCTCAGCCGGAACCTCCGATCAGAACTTCTGGTTCAACCCTGCTGCTTTCGTCGCACCCGCCACGGGCACATTCACACCGCAGCACAACCGCAACATCCTGCGTGCGCCGGGTGTCGAAAACTTCAACGCAGGCCTGCTGAAGCGGTTCAGCACCTTCGAAGGTCAGTACTTTACCTTCCGCTTTGAGGCGTTCGACTTTCCGAACCACCCCAACTGGTCTGCGCCCGACGTCAACCCTACAAGTTCCACCTTTGGACGTGTAACGAGCAAGACGGGTCAACGCTCCATGCAGGCAAGTCTCCGCTACAGCTTCTAACAGAATTACAAAGAGGACTGACGATGTCGTCAGTCCTCTTTGTAATCGCAAGCATCCAGTCGGAACTATGTTCCACCGACAGCTACTGATGTGGTTCCGGATGACCGAATGTGTAGAGCGTGTTGTCGAAGGTTGGTACAAACAGCTCACTCTCGTTGAAGGCCATCTCACCCGTACTCACGAAAGACGTCATCGTATTTCCGCTATCCCATAAAGGCTTTCCAGTAGTGGCGTCGAGAGCGTAGACAGTAGCGTGCGTCCCCTTCGTTGGAGGTTTTCCGTTTGTGTGGCTCCGGTCCGCTCCAGTAGCCAGTGCAAA is a genomic window containing:
- a CDS encoding carboxypeptidase regulatory-like domain-containing protein: MKSWHPFAVRSLTPHFRVLATACVLVCAATSSHAQSDLSGVSGTITDASGAVVNGAEITVTDEATGAEHKTTTNNSGYYTIPSLSPGRYTIRVQAPTFQALTSKGNILDPAVATTANLRLLTGSASETVQVAAQETSIQTDSTVLGRVIDSKQAETLPLSGRNPVTLALLKAGVTSTSGNVSNFQFSTGLGGLNINGGRERDNLITYDGAVAVRVRASGDSVGVVDLENVQEVQILGANYPAEYGRSVGGQVRIITKGGTDRFHGSLYEYLQNPLLNANTWVRNHASANFNPALPQSVKSNYVAPFTYNQFGFSVNGPAYIPHVLPKGKVFFLYSEAFVRYPATNTAPVTVPNPAFRTGDFSSVATHIRDPLAVGICDPKNGGPACFAGNIIPKNRLSPNGVGLLTAFPAPTAGFLVGTQNLLQIAKHPQNQQIDSGNLDIIPTDKDYIRFRLTHFYYFENNPFSAAYDLVPRIFNRPNQTVSLDWVHTFSPNTMNEVLVTAAHGADRLSIDTSTGLYDRTRYGINYPFLFPNGKDLPNKIPTVQFDSSAITTLDGSAYPSHSQGEVFDYADTFTRIIGNHQLRAGVLYERAGENDNDQISGQNSVPGQTNNQNGKFEFSSANPAGTGLDTADAALGIFQSYAEVGQRAETPYRGNMFDFFAQDSWKVSSKLHLDYGVRYSIVRPFYSLWNNIGTFDPAFYSASSAVKIDKNGNPIAGSGDPLNGTVLFGNGFTESAKAHVPLAVSGAADCLFHGLPRGYIDVHYTTFQPRIGVAYAMNSKTVLRSGFGRYMSRQGVSDGVFEGGAPPLQSYAGISGGNADNPGGGAAGSFPTISGRVDRSSPQPEAYVWNVSVERELPFNTVLGVAYVGRRGLHGQFQSNLNQAPAGSVQAAAAAKLNINSYRPYAGYGPITLVSQGSGSAYSGLQVDVNHRFQKGLSFGAAYTFANATDCGSFQKNFLPNFNDPKYLCGTADYDIRQAITINSVAEIPFHSKSRFANEVLGGWQITQIYNFQTGVPLSVTTSTDIAGVGTGGGAQFYSIAPGANLGASGAFSAGTSDQNFWFNPAAFVAPATGTFTPQHNRNILRAPGVENFNAGLLKRFSTFEGQYFTFRFEAFDFPNHPNWSAPDVNPTSSTFGRVTSKTGQRSMQASLRYSF